One Dioscorea cayenensis subsp. rotundata cultivar TDr96_F1 chromosome 17, TDr96_F1_v2_PseudoChromosome.rev07_lg8_w22 25.fasta, whole genome shotgun sequence DNA window includes the following coding sequences:
- the LOC120280431 gene encoding serine/threonine-protein kinase ATM-like, whose amino-acid sequence MTSIIEKYNEIHCNSCLGLSSILDAVGLSLSSLQGFLSGPLFPYCRDTNHKLLGGFLQTIEKLLLALAKLFPDLSRIDMTDLSLCTLPSPENHNPVGEPSAQIIDMELDATDDSKDAEALAVRSSDTSVISLSPQQLRIEIVKACSYFFPVLPIFTWEVLLDLMRKENDAEVLQPILFNLCKHFPQSTGSLSKLVNVINKMMDTSSSLSCHYASMLSSSCALLESLVLSSSHDKKCGEEVVNNDEVWFVCL is encoded by the exons ATGACATCGATCATAGAGAAGTATAATGAAATTCATTGTAATAGTTGCCTTGGTTTAAGCTCTATTTTAGATGCAGTTGGATTATCATTATCATCCCTTCAAGGCTTTCTGTCCGGTCCGCTTTTTCCATATTGTCGAGATACGAACCATAAACTACTTGGAGGATTTCTTCAAACAATTGAGAAGCTATTGCTGGCTCTAGCTAAACTGTTTCCAGACCTTTCTAGGATTGATATGACAGATTTATCTCTATGTACTTTGCCTTCACCTGAAAATCATAATCCTGTGGGTGAACCTAGTGCACAGATTATTGATATGGAGTTAGATGCGACTGATGATTCTAAAGATGCAGAAGCTTTGGCTGTTCGAAGCAGTGATACTTCAGTTATTTCTTTGTCTCCTCAACAGTTGAGGATAGAAATAGTAAAAGCTTGCTCATATTTTTTCCCTGTTTTACCTATCTTTACATGGGAAGTTTTGCTTGATCTCATGAGGAAGGAAAATGATGCAGAG GTTTTGCAACCTATTCTATTCAATCTTTGTAAACATTTTCCACAATCCACTGGAAGTCTTTCTAAGTTG GTTAATGTAATAAACAAGATGATGGATACCAGTTCAAGTCTAAGCTGTCATTATGCAAGCATGCTATCCTCTTCATGTGCTTTGTTGGAATCGTTAGTTCTTTCCAGTTCTCATGACAAGAAATGCGGTGAGGAAGTGGTCAATAATGATGAGGTATGGTTTGTTTGCCTGTAG
- the LOC120280430 gene encoding serine/threonine-protein kinase ATM-like produces MFPNFAFAHFPLFFLLSLAPTAPRNPNRSHHRWSSELDLRSMASSRDVQDVISKLSSDKAKTRDEGVRLLSSWLEGERLIGFCKLLGRNTAKIKADEMPHAETWPFLLTLLMKCIKLEISSSKKKQPKLLYAKTLRIAIQCAEDPKLSGKRLSIFHVAKVLFSHILEVLKDAPIFQMEYNIILRHLLAVNEYRYQMRKRVYCSLVNLYMNKVVSSIGVKLTAQSGSKEESFRCVLMLHVLLENPPGDFPDNIREDLIDGFIGIFAHVRDEGKISRKLMDCVNTYLLKDGPNLGCRAKDIHAALQGFLFSFWLTTHDRGLKNSFILYARIQLKLGRSILDETELIGQLLDVISKELDHSSSISSGAIPRTDISKDEKIGNLGSQQGLIELAATVFYQACMGFTRISCQGKRLKMEDVATRLKDGLMKGSGVWTAAFYFLIHSYGLRLDKSLLIDWFQGACEVLQRILNDSKTMYSHDNILWLLWTFQELLFVLCPSSDEQLPQHLCYTSGETAKIRNAWHVIWSCLMHGLPMFSKVASVADAALTLLGNMTLTEQIGAAVVPQDVWNLRIFNNVPSLSALYFVACYFSKTGVQGDLQNVIYLRKSLLQAILDLVNFKEPANLNEQSVLLNPGRHLFSLQLLCSISFRDKVGE; encoded by the exons ATGTTCCCAAATTTCGCCTTCGCTCACTTCCCgctcttcttccttctctctCTCGCTCCCACTGCTCCTCGAAACCCTAATCGCTCACATCATCGATGGTCGTCTGAGCTTGATTTGAGATCTATGGCCAGCTCCAGAGATGTTCAAGATGTCATCTCCAAGCTTTCTTCTGACAAAGCGAAGACCCGAGAC GAGGGTGTGAGGCTTCTGAGTAGCTGGTTGGAAGGCGAGAGATTGATTGGATTTTGCAAGCTTCTTGGTCGAAACACTGCTAAGATCAAGGCTGATGAGATGCCTCATG CTGAAACTTGGCCTTTTCTACTCACACTGCTCATGAAATGTATAAAGCTGGAGATATCTTCGAGCAAGAAAAAGCAACCGAAGTTGCTATATGCCAAGACTCTTAGAATTGCAATTCAATGTGCAGAAGATCCAAAGCTCTCAG GCAAAAGGCTatctattttccatgttgctAAAGTGCTGTTCAGTCACATATTGGAAGTATTAAAAGATGCTCCTATTTTCCAAATGGAGTATAATATCATTCTTCGTCACCTCCTGGCTGTCAATGAGTACCGATATCAGATGAGGAAGCGAGTTTACTGTA GTCTAGTTAATCTTTATATGAATAAAGTGGTCTCATCCATTGGAGTGAAATTAACTGCTCAATCTGGGTCCAAAGAGGAAAGTTTCCGTTGTGTCCTGATGCTTCATGTTCTCTTGGAAAATCCTCCTGGAGATTTTCCAGACAACATCAGGGAGGATCTTATTGATGGTTTTATTGGAATTTTTGCCCATGTAAG GGATGAAGGAAAGATTTCACGTAAACTCATGGATTGTGTTAATACATACTTGTTGAAAGATGGGCCAAATCTCGGATGTAGAGCTAAAGATATTCATGCTGCTTTACAAGggtttttgttctctttctggTTGACCACTCATGATCGAGGACTAAAG AATTCATTCATTCTTTATGCAAGGATTCAGCTAAAGCTTGGGAGAAGTATTTTAGATGAAACTGAACTAATTGGGCAACTTCTTGATGTTATCTCCAAAGAGCTGGACCATAGCTCTAGTATTAGTAGTGGTGCAATTCCTCG GACTGATATATCAAAGGATGAAAAGATTGGGAATTTGGGAAGCCAACAAGGTTTAATTGAGCTTGCGGCCACAGTTTTTTATCAG GCTTGCATGGGTTTCACAAGGATTTCTTGCCAAGGGAAGCGATTGAAGATGGAGGATGTTGCGACTCGTCTAAAGGATGGGCTCATGAAAGGTTCAGGGGTTTG GACTGCTGCATTTTACTTTCTTATTCACAGCTATGGCTTACGTCTGGACAAATCTTTACTAATTGACTGGTTTCAAGGTGCATGTGAAGTTCTGCAAAG GATTTTGAATGATTCAAAGACCATGTATTCTCATGATAACATTTTGTGGCTCTTGTG GACTTTTCAGGAGCTTTTATTTGTGCTTTGTCCCAGTTCAGATGAGCAGCTTCCACAACATCTGTGTTATACTTCTGGCGAG ACTGCTAAGATTCGAAATGCTTGGCATGTCATATGGAGCTGTCTAATGCATGGATTACCGATGTTTAGCAAGGTTGCATCAGTA GCTGATGCTGCTTTAACACTACTTGGCAATATGACTTTAACA GAGCAAATAGGAGCAGCTGTTGTTCCTCAAGATGTGTGGAACCTGcgtatttttaataatgttccGTCTCT GTCAGCCTTGTATTTTGTTGCTTGCTATTTCTCAAAAACAGGTGTCCAG GGTGATCTTCAAAATGTTATTTATCTTAGGAAAAGCTTATTGCAAGCCATATTGGATTTGGTCAACTTCAAG GAACCTGCCAATCTTAATGAGCAATCTGTCTTGCTAAATCCCGGGCGCCATTTGTTTTCTCTGCAGCTGTTGTGCTCCATTTCGTTTCGAGATAAAGTAGGTGAGTAA
- the LOC120280358 gene encoding dof zinc finger protein DOF5.4-like produces MDSFNWFKGIEEKEGGDNGLTESSSSRSSKTGDRSLRHRLENNQAVNCPRCNSNYTKFCYYNNYSLSQPRYYCKTCRRYWTKGGSLRNIPIGGGCRKKKSSLNKNQPVEPLLQSQPVMEFNHYVSDFDLMENKYVPVNFMNDSADHERSQEVAEFWKQMMMTQGQGQSQGSF; encoded by the exons ATGGATTCCTTTAACTGGTTCAAG GGAATTGAGGAAAAAGAAGGTGGTGACAATGGCTTGACTGAGTCATCCAGTTCTCGGAGTTCGAAGACCGGAGACCGGAGCCTTCGGCATAGGTTGGAGAACAACCAGGCTGTCAACTGTCCAAGGTGCAACTCCAATTATACAAAGttttgttattataataacTACAGTCTCTCCCAACCAAGATACTACTGCAAGACATGCAGACGTTATTGGACCAAAGGTGGTTCTTTGAGAAACATTCCCATTGGTGGTGGATgtaggaagaagaagagttcATTGAATAAGAATCAGCCTGTTGAACCTTTACTTCAATCTCAACCAGTCATGGAGTTCAATCACTATGTGAGTGATTTTGATCTTATGGAAAACAAGTATGTTCCAGTGAACTTCATGAATGACAGTGCTGATCATGAGAGGTCTCAAGAAGTAGCTGAGTTTTGGAAACAGATGATGATGACTCAAGGGCAAGGCCAAAGCCAAGGATCTTTTTAA